GGTTGCCGTTCACCCTGACGCTCGACGGCGCGGAGTCGCGCGAGCGCTCTGCTCGGCGGCGCTGACCAGGCTCGGAGACCTTGGGGTCACCGTGGTGCACATCGGAACGGGCGGCGACGAGTTCCACGCCCCGGCACGAGCCCTCTAGGAATCCCTCGGCTTCATCCCGTACCCGACCGTCGATCACGCCCGGACTCTCTGACCGGAGCCGGGAGGGCTACCGAGCGCAGCCCTCCCGGCCCGATGAACTGCGCCCGACGGCGTCTCGACGGCCGATCGGCTACCGGTACGAGCTGCTCGTAGGCTTGCTGGGTGATCGCGCAAGTTCTTGGTTCTGGTCGTCCGCTCGTCGCTCTCCACGGCTTCGGGGTGGACCACCGGATCATGCTGCCGCTGGCGGATGCGGTGCAGGACCTGCCTTGGCGGATGGTGTTCCTCGACCTGCCGTGGGCCGAAGCCGCTGCGGTGACCGCGACCGCGGAGAGCGCGGTCGACGTGGCCGCCGGGGTGCTCGCTGAGATCGACGACCACCTCGGGGACGAGCCGTTCGCCGTCATCGGGAACTCCTTCGGCGGCATGATCGCCCGACATGTTGCTCACGAACGCCGAGACCACGTCCTCGGCGTCGCGACCCTGGCGGGTGTGGTGCATGCGGCACACGCAGACAGGGCCGTCCCCGAGCGCACCGTGCTGCACATCGAACCGTCCGTCCTCGACTCCGCCGGCGACGCGCGAGAGGCGTTCGAGGAGGTCAGCGTCATCCAGGACGAGACCGCATTCGCGGCGTTCGAGCGGTACGTGCTCCCGGGTCTCCGTGGCGCCGACCCTGCTGTGATGGACCGCATCTCGGCCGACTACGCGCTGGACGCGGTGCCAGAGGAGCGGCACCCGGAGCCGTTCACCGCTCCGGCCCTGCATCTGTTCGGTCGGCAGGACGACGTCGTCGGGTACGAGGACGGGCTCGCACTCCGGGACCACTACCCGCGCGGGAGCTTCGTCGTCCTCGACGGTGCTGGACACAACGTGCACCTCGAGCTCCCCGGGACCACCGCCGCCCTGATCCGCGACTGGCTCGCGCAGATCGACCGCTAGCCGACCGGCTGTCGAGATGCGAGCCGTAGCCTGCATTGCCGACTGGTTTGATGAACTGTGCGACGACAACCCGGAGAACCGAACACGCGCATGCCCGACCTGGCACTCGTGCTGGCCCTCGTCGCCGGAATCTTCTGGCTCGTCGCGCTGACGCTGCCGACCTACTTGCTCGCCGCCATCGGCAACCTCCCCGGGGAGGACCCTGAGCGCGCCGAGCGGTCCCTCGTGATCGCTTCCGGCGCTTCCTTGAGTTCCGTGCTCCTCGCGGTCCCTGCAACGATCGGCTCTTTCGTTGTGCGCCGCGCAGGAGTCCGCAGAACCAGCGCCGGAGCGGAATCGACCTGAGATCCGTGTCCGACAGCTGATCGGCTACCGGGCGCGGAGTTGAAGGTAGTCGAGTGCCTGGCGGACCGTTTCTCCGAGCGCGCGGGTGCTGTCGATGACGAGCCGCTCGTCCGTGCGGGGCTCGTACTCGTCTGCGGTGCGCTGTACCTCGTCCCACGTCGGCAACGTGAACCCTGGCAGGTCGTTCGCACGCTGTTCCACGCGGCGGCGGTGTTCGTCGGCGTCCGCGCACACGACCTCGATCACGCGCAGCGGTACCCCGGCGGCATCTGCTGTCGACACCCATCCAGCCCGAGCGGCTGCTACGCCGCTCACCGCGTCTGCGATGACCGTCTGTCCTCGCCGCAGGTTGGGTACTGCGATGGCATGCATGATCGAGTACGCGGCGATCCCGGACTGCTCGCTTGGGATCCCGTACTTCCACATGGCGCCTTCGATCGCGTCGACGCGGAGCGTCAGCGAAGGCGTCAACCCAGCGATCGCGGCAGACAGCGTCGATTTCCCTGCACCGGGAAGCCCGCAGATCTGGACCAGCATCGACGACTCCTTCGTTGGCCGTAGCTCCTTGTCCATCGGTCATGGACGCGCCGCACCCGCGAAGTGGACACGACCACCAAAGCCCTGGGAATGCGTCCAGTAGCCGATGTCGGCCCGAACGGCAGCCAGGGCCGCCATCGCGATGAGGGCAAGTTCCGCTCGCGACGATCACGATCGGCGCCAGTCAGGAGTTCCTGGGCCCTCAGTGTTGCGGGAAACGGTCGGACCGGGCGAACAGCATCGAGCTGACGACGAGGAGCATCACGCCGATGTACGCGAGAGGCTGACCGAGGAACAACAGAACGCCGGCACCGATGTTCGCGCCGCCGTCCGGATCGGACGTGACCTCTGCGAGGAACGCGCCGCCGCAGAGAACGCCTCCGACAGTGAGGAGGATGCCGCCGGTCAGGCAGGCGAGGCGAGACGAATTCATCGTCGCATTCTCTACGGGATCGGACGAGACGTCGACATCCAGGCCGTCTCAGAAGCCGATGCGCCACCGGGCGAGGCTATGGCTGGTACCAGCAGGCGTAGATGGATTCGGCCGATGAGTGCGCTGCTCGTAGAGGTCCCCCGACTGTCCTCGCGGTGGTGAACCCGAACGATGAAGGCTCGATTCCGCCTTGGTTGGTCATCGTCCTTGCAGTCGCGATCGTCGGTGTGGCCGTCGTCTCGTTCCTTCGTCGCAAGCGCTGACGGGCCGCACGGAAAGCGTTGCTGCGACGTCCGGTGGCCGGTCGTTCAACGGGCGCACCAGCGTGGCCTGCTCCCACCGCAACTTCTGCTGTCTCAGTGTGGGCAGCTTCGTTCGATGTCGTCTTTCTCGCGCCGCTCCACGTCGTGGCTGCGTCGTGGACCACCGGAGTTCCTTGGGGACCGGGTCACGCAGGTCGATGGCGCGCTGCGGAGAGCCAAAGGGGTTGGCTGTTGCAATGATTGCGTCGTGTCCACCACGAGTGCCCTCCTTGTCATCGACCTCCAGCACGGTGTCGTCCAGGACTGCTTCGACGCAGCAGGTGTTCTCGAGCGAACTGCCCAGCTCGTCGAACGAGCCCGATCCACCGGCGTGCCGGTGGTATGGGTTCAGGACCACGGCAATTTCGCCGAGGGGTCCGCGGAGTGGGAGCTGGCGGCTCCGCTCCATCGTCGAGCCGATGAGCCGCTAGTTCGGAAGGAGTACCGCGACTCGTTCGCGGATACCGACCTGGACGGAGTCCTTGAATCTCTGCGCGTGAAGCGTCTCGTGGTCGCGGGAGCTCAGAGCGACTACTGCATCCGCACGACGACCCAGGCGGCGGCGGCACGAGGGTTCGACGTCACGCTGGTGTCCGACGCCCACACGACGACGGATGCAGAGCATGACGGTGCGCACATCAGCGGAGAGCAGATCGTGGCGCACACGAACATGTACTTCGGCGGTCTGCGCTATCCCGGCCGACACTACGCGGCAGAGGCGCATGACCGGGTGCGCTTCTGAGAGATCCGCGCACCGGAAGGTACCCGGATCCGATCGTTCTCCTGACAGACCCGTCAGGTGCCCCTGCGCTCCGGACACCGACTTCTCGAGGGCCCACCACCGCTCGCTGACTACCTGCGGCTGCGACGTGAGAGCGGCTTGATGCCCAAGTCCGAGGAGCAGGGCGCCGGTGCATTGACGGGCTCTTGGACATTCCGGCACGTCGTCGATCCGGCCGGCGTCGTTGCCGGTGTGGGCCGGGTCGTCGGCGACAGCTCCTGGTCACGCGCCGGCCGGCGCCTACGTGACCCTGACTGCGGACCCGCCGGGGCGACATCTGTACGAGCAACGCGGCTTCATGGACGTGGCTCCGGATGGGACCGGCATGCGCCTTGTCGTGCCCTGACGGTGTGATTGCGCCGATTCTCTCGACCGTGGTGATCCCCGCCGCCTGATCGGGCCGGGCTCCTCCTCACCTGTAGCGCAGACGACAGGCCAGCGCCCGGTCGGATCTTGTGCTGATCCCTTTCGCACGCTTCAAGGGGGGCTTTGTTCTTATCCGAACCGGAAGCCGCGGCCGCGCGAGCCCTCGGCGAGACCTACACGCAGCACAACCCGCAGGCTGGCGACGGCCCGGACGCGTTCGTCGGGTACGTGCACTGGCTCCGCGGACAGTTCCCCGAACTGCACCTCGACGTCAAGCGGACCATCGCCGAGGCGACCTCGTCGTCACCCACAGCAACCGGCACCTGGCACCTGGCACCTGGCGCCCGCGGTATGGCGGTGGCCGACTTCTGGCGATCGGACGGCGGCCCGATCGTCGAGCACTGGGACGTCATCCAGGAGGTCCCCGAGGAAGCCGCGAACACCAACACGATGGTTTCTTCTCGCCGCTCCCGGAGCGGCTGCGGAGGACGCGCTCGGGTCAGGTCCTCCGCGGCTCGTCCCTCAGCCCTGGATGACGACCTCGTGGTCGCGCTTCGTCGTGACGAGGTCCCAGTACCGCGGTGCGATCTCGTCGGCCGTCAGGCTCGCGACGCCCTCCGGTGCCTGGTCGGTGATCCAGACGCCGATCGCGACGTGCGCGACGTGCACGCCGCTCTCGTCGGCTTCGAGCGCGGAACCGAGGTTCAGCGCCCAGTTGCGAAGTGCTGCGCCGCCGGCGGTGACGTTGCCGAACATCGGCACCGGGTAGACGGATCCCGCACCGGTGGTGACGATGATCGTCCCGGCGCCGGCTTCGAGCATGGCGGGCAGGACGGTCGCGGTCGCGGCCATGGCGCCGTAGAGGTAGTACTCGACCTGCGGTTGCACGTTCTCCGGAGTGGCCTGCCGGACGTCGACGGGCGCGGTGGCGCCCGAAGTCGCGTCGGCCGGGGAGTACTCGAGGACGTCGATGCTGCCGAAACGGTCCGTCGCCGCCTCGAGGGCTGCGGTGAGCGAGGGACGGTCGAGGACGTCCGCGGCGAAGCCGGCAGCGGTGATGCCGTCGGCTGCGAGCGTCTCGGTGAGCGTGTCGAGCTTGTGCTGGGTGCGGGAGATCAGGGCAACGGCGTATCCCTGGGCGCCGAACGTGCGGGCGATGGCGAGTCCGAGGCCGGAACCGGCTCCGATGATGGCGATGGTGGGCATGAGGCTTCTTCCTGTCGTGGTGCTGGTCAGCGGCGGCGCTGTGCCGGGTCGGTCAGCGCCGGAGTCTCGGTGAGGTGGTCGGCGGGGAGGGTCTCCGTGCCGGGGTCTGCCACGGCGTCGATCGCGTCGAGGACGTCGTGCGTGAGGGTGTGCTCGGCTGCGGCGATGAGGTCGTCGAGCTGTTCCGGCGTGCGCGGACCGACGATGACGGCGGTGACCGCGGGGTGGCTGCGGACGAACGCGGTCGCGAGGTGCGGCAGGCTCAGCCCAGCCTGCGACGCGATGTCCTGGAGGCCTTCGACGACGTGCCAGCGCTCGGCGTTGCCGGGAGCGGTGCGGTCGAACATGCCGGGGCTGAGTCGGGCGCGGCTGTTCTCGGCGAGGTCGCGGCCGCTGAGCCACCCGTTCGCGAGTGGGCTGAAGGTCAGCACCCCCATGTCGTACCGGCGTGCGGTGGGGAGGACGGATGCTTCGACGCGGCGGTTCAGGATCGAGTAGCGGGCTTGTTCGGTGGTGAAGCGTGCGTGGGCGCGTCGGTCGGCGACCCACTGTGCTTCGACGATCTTCTCCGCCGGGAACATCGAGTGCCCGAACGCGCGGATCAGCCCCTCCCGTTTCAGGTCGGACAGTGCCCCGAGGGTCTCGTCGAGATCGGTGTTCCAGTCGTACCGGTGCAGCTGGTACAGGTCGATGTGGTCGGTGCCGAGTCGCTGCAGGCTCGCTTCGACGGCCGTGCGGATCCAGCGTGGGGACGCGCCGCGCTGGTTCGGGTCCCGGACGTCGGGCAGGCCGAACTTCGTCGCCAGGACGACCTCGTCGCGGCGGTCGCGGATCGCGTCGCCGACGATCCGTTCGGAGTCGCCGTTGCCGTACCGGTCGGCGGTGTCGATGAGGTTGATGCCGGCATCGATCGCGGTGTGGATCATCCGGTTCACCTCGGCGCGGTCGGTGTTGCCGAACCCCCCGAAGTTCATCGTGCCGAGGGCTGTCGCGGAGACCGAGATGCCGGTCGCTCCGAGGTACCTGCGTTCCATGATGCTTCCTCTTCCTCAGCTGCTCTCGTGTGTCCGGGCCGGGAGGGCGCAGGCGCCGTCGGAGTCGGGGTCGCAGGACGCCGCCCCGGCATCACCGATCGGCCGAAGCGTCGGGATCGGCAGCGGCGTCTGCTCCGAGGAGGTGCTCGCGGTCCCGGTCATGCGACACCTGCGGGTGCTTCGGCGGCGGCGTCGAGGGCCTGCGCGTACCCGTCGACGGACTGCGCGCCGGATGCGGCGAACCGGCGGTCGAAGACGACGAAGGGGACACCCTGCGCACCGAGCGCGCGGCCCTCGGCGACGTCGGCTCGGACGGCGTCGCCGTACGTGTCCCCGGCGAGGACGTCGCGGACACGGTCGGCTGAGAGTCCCACCTCGGCAGCGGTTGCCGCGAGGGCGTCCACGTCGAACGGGTTCAGCTCGCCGGCGAAGAACCGGTCCTGAACGAGGGTGGAGAACGCCAGCCCGAGCCCCTGCTCGTCGGCGTGGTGGACGACGCGGTGGAAGTCGAACGTGTTCGCGTTCAACCGGTCGAGCGAGAAGGCGAGCCCCTCGCTCTGCGCGACCGCCTGGATCTGCCGTTCGGCACGGAGGACGACTGCAGCGTCGCCGCGGTGCGAACGGATGAACGCGCTCTCGATCGTCTCTGGAGTGTGCGGGGCGCCAGGGTTCAGTTCGAAGGAGCGCAGGCGGAGCTCGAACCGGTCACGATCGGGTCGCCGCGCGATCGCGTCCTCGAGTCGGTGCTTGCCGATGTAACACCAGGGACAGCCCAGGTCTGCCCACACCTCGACCGTGATCGGCCTCGTGGAGTCGGGCGACGTCGTGTCGTTCATCTCGTTCACCTCACTGGTAGTGCGTGACGAGATCATCACCCGTTCGTCAGCGCCCTACAAAAGGCACTTCGAAGTGCGCCGCCCGCACTGACAGCCCAGCCTCGAGACCGACCGGACCAGCGTCCCCGGAGCCACCGGCTGCAGCTCATCCCCTCGGCCGGTCCTCGCCGTTCCGCGCGCGGCCTGTGCCGATGCGGTCGCTCTCGAGGACGAGGTACCGCTCCTGTCGGCTGTCGTGACGTCCGACCGCCACCGGGCGGGCCGTGCTCGCGGAGGTCCGGCGCCCAGCGCGCTAGGGTCGGCGCATGGGGCTTCGGGGGCGGGACCGGTCGCGGCAGGTCAACGTCCGGGCCCTCCTCGCGATCGCACTGATCGTCCTGTGGGGCATCGTGCTCGTGGCGACCGGCGTCTTCGATCCCGCTCGCCAGACCCCGCCGTCCCAGTTCGACCACGACGACGGCATGCTCCCGCCCACAGCAGCCGATCGTCGGACCTCGGCCGTCCAGGCCGTCGCGCTGATCGCGTCCCTGCCCGTCGCCGTCCTCGCCCTCTGCATCGCAGCGAGCTCGCTCCGCGTCTGGCGCGAACAGGTGTCGGCGGTCATCGCGACCAGTCTCACCAGCCTCGCCGCCCTGGCCGCCATCGGCCTCGCCTGGATCGGGGTCGGTACCGTCATCTTCTTCACCTAGCCGGTGCAGGTGACGGCACCGACGTCGAGGGAGACGGCACCGACGTCGCGTCCCGAGCGGTCGACGTGGCACGGCGATCGTGCCGGTCGTCCGCAGGCCGGCTGACGGACCGGCACCGCGACGACGGACTGGAGGCGCGGATCACCGTCGCCGGTCGGCGTCCGGTGGTCCGCGCCTCCCGTCCGCCCCGTCAGGACGACAGGTGCGCTGCCGCACGGACCGGACGGAGTGCGTGACCGGCGGGCGACGCCGCCCGCCGGCCGCCGGCCATCTCCTGCAGGACCCGGTGCACCTGTCGGCTGTAGCCGGACTCGTTGTCGTACCAGACGTACAGCACCGCGTGCTCGGACCCGTCCGCGATCGTCGCGAGCCCGTCCACGATGCCCGCCCGCCGACTGCCGAGCAGGTCCGTCGAGACGACCTCCGGCGACTCGACGTAGTCGATCTGCCGCCGGAGCGGCGAGGTGAGCGAGGCGTCCCGGAGCACCCCGTTCAGCTCGTCGCGTCCGACCGGGTGACCGAGCGTCAGGTGGATGACCGCGAGCGAGACGTTCGGCGTGGGGACGCGGACGGCGCTGCCGGTGAGCCGGCCGCGGAGTTCGGGCAGTGCCTTCTCGGCGGCCTTCGCTGCGCCGGTCGCGGTGATCACCATGTTCAGGCCCGCCGCCCGCCCTCGCCGGTCGGCGGGGTGGTAGTTGTCGACCAGGTTCTGGTCGTTCGTGGCGGAGTGCACGGTCTCGACGTGCCCGTGGACGATGCCCCAGGCGTCGGACACGACCTTGAGCACCGGGACGATCGCGTTCGTCGTGCACGAGGCGGC
The sequence above is drawn from the Curtobacterium sp. MR_MD2014 genome and encodes:
- a CDS encoding alpha/beta fold hydrolase, yielding MIAQVLGSGRPLVALHGFGVDHRIMLPLADAVQDLPWRMVFLDLPWAEAAAVTATAESAVDVAAGVLAEIDDHLGDEPFAVIGNSFGGMIARHVAHERRDHVLGVATLAGVVHAAHADRAVPERTVLHIEPSVLDSAGDAREAFEEVSVIQDETAFAAFERYVLPGLRGADPAVMDRISADYALDAVPEERHPEPFTAPALHLFGRQDDVVGYEDGLALRDHYPRGSFVVLDGAGHNVHLELPGTTAALIRDWLAQIDR
- a CDS encoding AAA family ATPase, encoding MLVQICGLPGAGKSTLSAAIAGLTPSLTLRVDAIEGAMWKYGIPSEQSGIAAYSIMHAIAVPNLRRGQTVIADAVSGVAAARAGWVSTADAAGVPLRVIEVVCADADEHRRRVEQRANDLPGFTLPTWDEVQRTADEYEPRTDERLVIDSTRALGETVRQALDYLQLRAR
- a CDS encoding cysteine hydrolase family protein, giving the protein MSTTSALLVIDLQHGVVQDCFDAAGVLERTAQLVERARSTGVPVVWVQDHGNFAEGSAEWELAAPLHRRADEPLVRKEYRDSFADTDLDGVLESLRVKRLVVAGAQSDYCIRTTTQAAAARGFDVTLVSDAHTTTDAEHDGAHISGEQIVAHTNMYFGGLRYPGRHYAAEAHDRVRF
- a CDS encoding SDR family NAD(P)-dependent oxidoreductase encodes the protein MPTIAIIGAGSGLGLAIARTFGAQGYAVALISRTQHKLDTLTETLAADGITAAGFAADVLDRPSLTAALEAATDRFGSIDVLEYSPADATSGATAPVDVRQATPENVQPQVEYYLYGAMAATATVLPAMLEAGAGTIIVTTGAGSVYPVPMFGNVTAGGAALRNWALNLGSALEADESGVHVAHVAIGVWITDQAPEGVASLTADEIAPRYWDLVTTKRDHEVVIQG
- a CDS encoding aldo/keto reductase; the encoded protein is MERRYLGATGISVSATALGTMNFGGFGNTDRAEVNRMIHTAIDAGINLIDTADRYGNGDSERIVGDAIRDRRDEVVLATKFGLPDVRDPNQRGASPRWIRTAVEASLQRLGTDHIDLYQLHRYDWNTDLDETLGALSDLKREGLIRAFGHSMFPAEKIVEAQWVADRRAHARFTTEQARYSILNRRVEASVLPTARRYDMGVLTFSPLANGWLSGRDLAENSRARLSPGMFDRTAPGNAERWHVVEGLQDIASQAGLSLPHLATAFVRSHPAVTAVIVGPRTPEQLDDLIAAAEHTLTHDVLDAIDAVADPGTETLPADHLTETPALTDPAQRRR
- a CDS encoding DsbA family oxidoreductase, whose translation is MNDTTSPDSTRPITVEVWADLGCPWCYIGKHRLEDAIARRPDRDRFELRLRSFELNPGAPHTPETIESAFIRSHRGDAAVVLRAERQIQAVAQSEGLAFSLDRLNANTFDFHRVVHHADEQGLGLAFSTLVQDRFFAGELNPFDVDALAATAAEVGLSADRVRDVLAGDTYGDAVRADVAEGRALGAQGVPFVVFDRRFAASGAQSVDGYAQALDAAAEAPAGVA